A portion of the Cellulophaga algicola DSM 14237 genome contains these proteins:
- a CDS encoding bestrophin family protein, with protein sequence MVQYNPKDWITFIFRFHKSDTFRKLIPMMIFIGLYTYGVGYLELEFWQLSDKNHLSNITVMHSMLGFVISLLLVFRTNTAYDRWWEGRKLWGALVNNSRNLALKLSVILKNEHDRFYFKRTIPSYASILVKHLTDKETGLQLYDDLDLEIDHHKHRPNQVAKMIYQKIYDLYEQKVITGDQLIILNSEVQSFTDICGACERIKNTPIPYSYSAFIKKFIFFYVMTLPFGYVFSLGYYAIPVVIFVFYVLASLELIAEEIEDPFGFDANDLPIKKISENIKKHVEEVL encoded by the coding sequence ATGGTACAGTATAACCCCAAAGACTGGATAACGTTTATTTTCAGATTTCACAAATCGGATACTTTTAGAAAACTTATTCCTATGATGATTTTCATTGGCCTTTACACGTATGGTGTGGGGTATTTAGAATTAGAATTCTGGCAATTGTCTGATAAAAACCATTTATCAAACATCACGGTGATGCACAGTATGTTGGGATTCGTAATCTCTTTATTATTAGTGTTTAGAACTAATACGGCTTATGATCGTTGGTGGGAAGGCAGAAAATTATGGGGAGCCCTGGTCAACAATAGTAGAAATTTAGCACTTAAATTAAGTGTTATTTTAAAAAATGAGCATGATCGGTTTTATTTTAAGCGTACGATACCGAGTTATGCTTCTATTTTAGTGAAACATTTAACCGATAAAGAAACGGGCTTACAACTTTACGATGATCTAGATTTAGAAATTGATCACCATAAACACCGCCCCAACCAAGTGGCAAAAATGATATATCAAAAAATATATGATTTGTATGAACAGAAGGTTATCACGGGAGACCAACTCATTATTTTAAATAGTGAAGTACAATCCTTTACAGATATCTGTGGCGCGTGTGAGCGTATTAAAAATACCCCTATTCCGTATTCGTACAGTGCTTTTATTAAAAAGTTTATCTTTTTCTATGTGATGACCTTGCCCTTTGGTTATGTATTTAGTCTAGGGTATTATGCTATTCCGGTTGTTATATTTGTATTTTACGTATTGGCGAGTTTAGAATTAATTGCCGAAGAAATTGAAGACCCATTTGGGTTTGACGCTAATGATTTACCCATAAAAAAAATATCAGAAAACATTAAAAAACATGTAGAAGAGGTGCTTTAG
- a CDS encoding RluA family pseudouridine synthase produces the protein MGLFSAALTKSALKKAIKKRYITINGIAATTATFIQGGERISLYIPEETTASKTLIFPLKVLFEDDYLAIIHKPGGILVSGNSFKTIANALTQNLSPSTLPDATKPQPVHRLDYATTGILLAGKTSSSIRALNKMFEDKKVAKTYYAVTIGTMDVEGEISTTIDDKPSYSMYTVITSAPSKRFGTLNLVQLDPKTGRRHQLRKHLSSIGNPILGDKEYGTASLILNGKGMYLHAYSLQFVHPFTKKEIILRDDFPERFKKLFPIDTLIK, from the coding sequence GTGGGACTATTTAGTGCGGCCTTGACTAAATCTGCCTTAAAAAAAGCGATTAAAAAAAGGTACATTACTATTAATGGTATCGCAGCAACTACCGCTACCTTCATTCAGGGCGGTGAGCGCATATCCTTATACATTCCTGAAGAAACTACGGCTAGTAAAACATTAATTTTTCCGTTAAAGGTGTTATTTGAAGATGATTATTTGGCCATCATACACAAACCTGGAGGTATTTTAGTAAGCGGTAATAGCTTTAAAACGATTGCGAATGCACTAACACAAAACCTTAGTCCTAGTACCCTTCCTGATGCTACAAAGCCGCAACCAGTGCACCGTTTAGATTATGCCACCACAGGCATCTTATTAGCCGGAAAAACAAGTAGTAGTATCCGTGCTTTAAACAAAATGTTTGAGGATAAAAAAGTAGCTAAAACTTATTATGCGGTAACCATTGGAACAATGGATGTGGAAGGAGAAATAAGTACTACAATAGATGATAAACCATCGTACTCTATGTACACCGTAATAACATCAGCACCTTCAAAACGCTTTGGCACCCTTAATTTAGTACAGTTAGATCCTAAAACAGGACGAAGGCATCAATTACGCAAACACCTCTCTAGCATAGGAAATCCAATCTTAGGAGATAAAGAGTATGGCACAGCTTCCTTAATTTTAAATGGTAAAGGCATGTACTTACACGCCTATTCCTTGCAGTTTGTTCATCCGTTTACGAAAAAAGAAATAATCCTAAGAGATGATTTTCCAGAACGCTTCAAAAAATTATTCCCAATAGACACCCTTATTAAATAA
- a CDS encoding porin family protein has product MKKTLLLTLFTLISASLHAQNFELGARAGLNSTKLKYAEASTETLLRPIISFITEYKLSERWSLEGSLGYIGKGGGNFEEEEKLSSGIDGLRTKLEYISFTLILRYYLMKENKLRPFIAIGPGISYTISATQMGNDIKDDLRSTSDLSSNFGLGVKYNVKNKLFLEVVGGIDRGWSKIIRAEGESLFNHSFGVTVGVKKVL; this is encoded by the coding sequence ATGAAAAAAACTCTACTCCTAACACTTTTCACCTTAATTTCCGCTTCGCTTCATGCTCAAAACTTTGAATTGGGAGCAAGAGCCGGTTTAAATAGTACCAAACTAAAATATGCCGAGGCTAGTACAGAAACACTACTAAGACCTATTATCAGTTTTATCACAGAATATAAGTTATCTGAGCGGTGGTCTCTAGAGGGGTCACTAGGCTACATTGGTAAAGGTGGTGGTAATTTTGAGGAAGAAGAAAAACTTAGCTCCGGCATAGACGGTCTTAGAACAAAGCTTGAGTATATCAGCTTCACCTTAATACTGCGGTATTATCTAATGAAAGAAAACAAACTGAGACCTTTCATTGCAATAGGTCCGGGCATCAGCTATACTATATCTGCTACACAAATGGGTAATGACATTAAAGATGACTTGCGCAGCACGTCTGACTTGAGTTCTAATTTTGGCCTTGGCGTGAAGTATAATGTAAAAAATAAGCTATTTCTAGAAGTAGTGGGTGGTATAGATAGAGGCTGGAGCAAAATCATCAGAGCAGAAGGTGAGAGTTTATTTAATCATTCTTTTGGAGTTACCGTTGGAGTAAAGAAAGTATTATAA
- a CDS encoding NACHT domain-containing protein: METYIKKTISQNKLAINEDILEKLLEKGKFTLFLDGFDEVDEKTKKILVKQVMDFVNKYSDNFYLLTSRPYSNIENLPLFTNLKMKELSLENGEIKGFVYKQLGAEKELAEKAYKSIEQGEAKYIHSFLKNPLLLSLYLLTFQNDASIPDRKYIFYRRVINALFSEHDSKTKLGYVREKLCGLDQEKFELILKSFSFLSYFENEFSFNRDYVNFKLKLIKEKRNLILIIINSLPI; this comes from the coding sequence TTGGAAACCTACATTAAAAAAACTATTTCACAGAATAAATTGGCAATCAATGAAGATATTCTGGAAAAGTTACTAGAAAAAGGGAAATTCACATTATTTCTTGATGGGTTTGATGAAGTTGATGAGAAAACAAAAAAAATTCTTGTTAAACAAGTGATGGATTTTGTTAATAAATACAGTGATAATTTTTATTTATTAACATCACGTCCCTATTCCAACATAGAGAACTTACCTTTATTTACAAACCTAAAAATGAAAGAGTTAAGCCTTGAAAATGGAGAAATAAAAGGCTTCGTATACAAACAGCTAGGTGCTGAAAAAGAATTAGCCGAAAAAGCTTACAAGTCCATTGAGCAAGGAGAAGCCAAATACATTCATAGTTTTTTGAAAAACCCTTTATTATTGTCGCTCTATTTATTGACATTTCAAAATGATGCATCAATTCCCGATAGAAAATATATCTTCTATCGAAGAGTGATTAATGCGCTTTTTTCAGAACACGACAGTAAAACAAAACTTGGATATGTTCGAGAAAAACTATGTGGATTAGATCAGGAAAAGTTTGAATTGATTTTAAAATCATTTAGTTTTTTATCTTACTTCGAAAATGAATTTTCCTTTAATCGTGATTACGTAAATTTCAAATTGAAATTGATTAAGGAAAAGAGGAACTTAATTTTGATAATAATAAATTCATTACCGATCTAA
- a CDS encoding alpha/beta fold hydrolase, with protein sequence MKHQYAISSLFFILSFYICAQSVDKHVDMGEYTMHFKIIKGEGTPILFEAGGGDDSTVWDPILQKIHDATGATLISYDRSGFGKSELNPKLKNEADFGIENGIKELEAGLSKLGYTDKIMLVSHSYGGLYNLLYARKHPKKVTAVVLIDVTLSDFWNEELLTMRDMNIDISAIPKPSGDYYMNANFNKIMRDVRGLKFPESMPILNIFPENSFPGFPEILSNRWRELHQELGAQNQNITNSIAKGSSHGVFQDNPALVINAINKMYAETLDKNQQNIVLKKALAIAMELAIETKSTNRSENDLIALGYSFLGNAELDKALEVFKVNIALFPESSNAYDSYGEALLIADQKPEAIEMYTKSIELDPNNENAKAVLLKMKEE encoded by the coding sequence ATGAAACATCAGTATGCTATCAGCTCATTATTTTTTATTTTATCGTTCTATATCTGTGCACAAAGTGTAGATAAACATGTAGATATGGGCGAATATACTATGCATTTTAAAATAATAAAAGGAGAAGGTACGCCAATACTTTTTGAAGCTGGCGGTGGTGATGATAGTACAGTTTGGGATCCTATTTTACAAAAAATTCATGACGCTACGGGAGCAACGCTTATTAGCTATGACAGATCTGGATTTGGAAAAAGTGAACTCAACCCGAAGCTGAAAAATGAAGCTGATTTCGGAATCGAGAATGGCATTAAAGAACTAGAAGCTGGTCTTTCTAAGTTGGGTTACACTGATAAAATTATGTTGGTTTCTCATTCTTATGGCGGACTCTACAATTTGTTATACGCACGTAAACATCCTAAAAAAGTTACTGCTGTAGTTTTAATAGATGTTACACTTAGTGATTTCTGGAATGAGGAATTATTGACCATGAGAGATATGAATATTGACATAAGTGCTATTCCTAAGCCTTCTGGTGACTATTATATGAATGCAAATTTTAATAAAATAATGCGCGATGTAAGAGGTTTAAAATTTCCTGAAAGCATGCCTATATTAAATATTTTTCCTGAAAACTCCTTTCCAGGTTTTCCTGAGATACTTTCTAATCGATGGAGAGAACTACACCAAGAACTAGGTGCTCAAAACCAAAATATAACGAATAGCATTGCTAAAGGAAGCAGTCATGGAGTATTTCAAGATAATCCTGCACTCGTAATCAACGCAATTAATAAAATGTATGCAGAAACATTAGACAAAAATCAGCAAAACATAGTATTGAAAAAAGCTTTAGCTATTGCCATGGAATTAGCTATTGAAACAAAAAGTACCAATCGTTCAGAAAATGATTTAATTGCATTAGGGTATTCATTTTTAGGAAATGCGGAATTAGATAAGGCTTTAGAGGTTTTTAAAGTGAATATTGCATTATTTCCGGAGAGTTCTAATGCATATGATAGTTATGGAGAAGCTTTATTGATAGCTGATCAAAAACCAGAAGCTATTGAAATGTATACCAAATCTATTGAATTGGATCCTAATAATGAAAATGCAAAAGCAGTATTGCTTAAAATGAAAGAAGAATAA